GTGACGCCGTGTCCGCCCTGATTGGCTTCGGCGTCATGGAACGAATCGACGTTCTTGTCGGTTTTCAGGTAGTCGCGCAGGGTGCGCCGCAGCACGCCCATGCCTTTGCCGTGAACGACGCGGAGTTGCTTTTCGCGCAGGGCGCGGGCCTCGGCGATGGCGGCGCGCAGTTCCTCCACGGCTTCCTCGACGCCCAGGCCGCGCAGTTGCAACTCGTTGTCGAAGCGGCTGGGGGCTGTACCGACGAAACTGGGGCGTGGGCCTTTCATTTTCGGTTCGGGAACGAGGCGCACGTCGCGGCGTTTCACGCCGACTTTCATGACGCCCAGTTGCACCACCAGGTCGTCGCCCCGCATTTCCAGCACCTGCCCCTGCGCGTTGTACGCGGGAACGTCCACCTTGTTGCCCACCCGAATGGGGTCGCCCCGCTCCTCACGCACGATGGGGGCCGGTCGCGCCCTCTGCGCGGCGGTGCGCAGTTCGCGGAGTTCCTGCATGACGCGCGGGCGGGCGCCGTCCTCCTGGGCGCGGGAACGCAGCGTGCGCACACGCTCTACCGCGTCGGCGTACAGGCTCTCGGCCTTCTGCGCGGCTTCGGCCAGCATCTCATTCTTGCGAACTTCCAGCGTTTCGCGTTCCTGCCGGGCGCGGCCCGCTTCAGCTTCGGCCTCCCGGCGGGCAGTGGTGGCCACCTCCAGTTCACGGGCCAGGTCGGCGCGTTCGCGTTCCAGGCCCTCCAGCATGCGCTCCATCAGGCCGGCGTCGGTGCCCAGAATACTTTCGGCGCGGGCCAGCACGTCTTTGGGCAGGCCCATGCGGTCGGCGATCGCCAGCGCGTAACTGCGCCCCGGCTGGCCCACCTGCAAGTGAAAGGTGGGGGCCAGCGTATCCACCTCGAAGCCCATGCTCGCGTTCTTCAGGCCCGGCGTTTCCAGCGCGAACAGCTTCAAGGGCGCCAGGTGACTGGTGATGACCCCGCGGGCATTCTGCGCCAGCAACTGCTCGATGAGGCTCTGGGCCAGCGCCGCGCCCTCGTTCGGGTCGGTGCCGCTGCCCAGCTCGTCAATGAGCACCAAAGTGTCGGGGGCCGCGTGGCGCAACACGTAGCGCAGGTGTTTCAGGTGCGAGGCGAAGGTGGACAGACTGGCCTCGATGCTCTGCTCGTCGCCGATGTCCACCAGAATGTCCCGCACCACCGGGAGTTTCGCCGAGGCCGCCGCCACGAACATCCCGCACTGGTGCATCAGCACGGCCAGGCCCAGCGTTTTGAGGGTCGCGGTCTTGCCGCCCATGTTCGGCCCGGTGATCAGCAGCAGCTTCGTCTCGCCGAGCTGGAGGTCATTCGGCACGGGGTTCTCGATCAGCGGGTGACGCCCCTCGCGCACGTCGTACACGCCGCCGCGGCTTTCCTCGGGGCGGTTGAGGTGCCAGTCGCGGGCCAGTTTCGCCTTGCTGGCGATCAGGTCCAGTTCGCCGACGGTGGCCAGGGTCATGGGCACGTCCGCGTCCTGCGCCAGCAGGCCGGTCAGTTCAATAAGAATCCGCCTGACTTCGGCTTCTTCATCCAGAATCAGACGGGTGAGTTCGTTGTTCAGCTGCGTGATCGCGGCGGGTTCCACGAAGTAGGTCTGCCCTGTGGCAGAGGAATCCACGATGATGCCCTGCACGCTT
This is a stretch of genomic DNA from Deinococcus fonticola. It encodes these proteins:
- a CDS encoding endonuclease MutS2; amino-acid sequence: MAFDSRALSALDFPRVTAALAERSATTLGRERALALLPSDDGGRIARELDEVEDALFGVILSLGGIYDIRDIHARSQEGRVLTGPELLNAAYSLDGAMTVKRAINANSRGPLREVALGLGDHSELVRRVLSSLDREGNVRDDASHKLRDLRRRIEPLRGRIRDKLTNTLEQWSEVLQEHLVTIRRDRYVLPVLASRVGSVQGIIVDSSATGQTYFVEPAAITQLNNELTRLILDEEAEVRRILIELTGLLAQDADVPMTLATVGELDLIASKAKLARDWHLNRPEESRGGVYDVREGRHPLIENPVPNDLQLGETKLLLITGPNMGGKTATLKTLGLAVLMHQCGMFVAAASAKLPVVRDILVDIGDEQSIEASLSTFASHLKHLRYVLRHAAPDTLVLIDELGSGTDPNEGAALAQSLIEQLLAQNARGVITSHLAPLKLFALETPGLKNASMGFEVDTLAPTFHLQVGQPGRSYALAIADRMGLPKDVLARAESILGTDAGLMERMLEGLERERADLARELEVATTARREAEAEAGRARQERETLEVRKNEMLAEAAQKAESLYADAVERVRTLRSRAQEDGARPRVMQELRELRTAAQRARPAPIVREERGDPIRVGNKVDVPAYNAQGQVLEMRGDDLVVQLGVMKVGVKRRDVRLVPEPKMKGPRPSFVGTAPSRFDNELQLRGLGVEEAVEELRAAIAEARALREKQLRVVHGKGMGVLRRTLRDYLKTDKNVDSFHDAEANQGGHGVTIVNVKA